One Fusobacterium varium genomic window, AGTATCATAATGATATGAATAAAGTTAGTTTTGCAGGGTTTAAGGAAAAAGAATTAGACTTATTTTTTTCAATATGTCAAAAGATGAAAGAAAAAGGAACAAATGAAGTTATATTTTCTTTTGCTGAACTTCGCCAAGTTTCACAATATACTAATAGAAGTGTAGAAAGGCTTTATTCTGATTTAGATAAAGTCTATAAAAAAATGTTAGAACTTAATTTAAAATATGAAGATGATAAAGAAATAAGAAGATTTGTTTTATTTAATAGATATGTTATCAAAAAGGAAGAGAAAATCATACTGATAAAATCAAGTGAAGATTTTGAATATGTTTTAAATAATTTAATTGGTAATTTTACAAAATTTGATTTAATTGAATTTGTAAGTTTAAAAAGCATATATTCTAAGAATATGTTTAAGTTATTAAAGCAATGGGAAAGTAAAAAAGAACGTAAATTTGAAATAGAAGAATTTAGGCATTTACTTGCAATACCAGAAAAATATAGAATGTCAATAATAGATTTAAAAGTTTTAAAACCAATTATGGCAGAGTTACCACGATATTTTCCTAAATTAAAACTTGAAAAAATTAAAACAGGAAGAAAAGTAACAGAATTGAAGTTTACTTGGAATTTTAAAAAAGAAAATATAGATATTGAAGAAACTCAAGAAGAAATTAAAATATCTGAAAAATTGAATAAGGCAATAGAAAAAGCTAAAAAGAATAGATTCATAACAAATCTTTTTACAGATGAAAATATAGAGAAACTTCTTAATAGATTTGAAGAAAATACACTTATAAAAGGTTTAAATGCTTGTTATAAGGATATACAGAAAGATATAAAGTCTTTAAATTATCTTATAAAAGCAATAGAAACAGCAGCAGGAAAGAAAACTAAAAAAATTGTAGTTGAGAAGGAAAAAGAAACGGATCAGGAAAAAATCAAACCAGATTCAAAAGAAAAAGTACCTACAGTACAAAAAATAAAAGTATTAGAAAGTGAACTGAAAAAAGCCTACAAACACTATCTTAAAAAAAATAAATTATCTGATAATCCTTTCACTAAGAAAGCTTTTACAATGAATTATGAGATTGTTGAAAAAATTGAATTATCAGAAAAGCTAAAAAAGTTAATAAAAGAAAATTCTATAACAGAAGAAGATATAATAGATGGGATAAGTGCAGGATATGAAAGAGAAGATGTTATTGAAATATTAGCAGATGATAGATCTTATAAACCATCGCCAGAAGAACTTCAAAAAGAATATGAAGAGTTCCTGGCATGGAAAAAATGGAATGAAGAAAGAGAAAAACAAAAGTAAAATAAATAAAAAGGGAAAACTACAATATTAGGTTTTCCCTTTTATATTACTTTCAAATTTTTAATAATGATTGAAATAGGCAAATCCGAGTACTCCAAAAACGAAAATTAAATAAATTACAAGCAATATAGCAAAGATTACGAGATAAGCTATTAAAAAATTTTTTAAGTTTTTGTTTGTTTTATCAGAAACTAACCATATAATCCACATTACTATATTTACAATAGGAATTATCATTATTATGTGTATTTTTAACCAATCTTTTATTCTTAAAACTTTTTCATTTTCTTTCACTTTATAATTGTTTATATCCATATTTTCCATATCAAAACTCCTTTAGTATTTTTAAAATTATTTAATTTTTTCTGAAAGAGCTTTACCAGCTTTAAATTTAACTGCTTTTTTAGCTTCTACTTTCATTTCTTTTCCAGTTTGAGGATTTCTACAAGTTCTAGCAGCTCTTTCTACAACTTCAAATTTTCCAAATCCAAGAAAAGTAATTTCTTCTCCTTTTAGTAATCCTTCTTCAATAACATTTAAAAAGGCAGCAGCTTTTCTTTCAGCGTCTGCTTTAGTTTCAAATTCTCCTTTTGCAAAGTATAAATCAATAAATTCTTTTTTAGTCATTATGACCTCCTGTTGTAATGTAATTAAAATTTGCTTACATAAGAATTATAAGGTGAAAATAAGAAGAAAGTCAAATAAAAAAATAGTAATATTTTATAAAAGGAAAGAAGAATAACTATATTTTAGTAAAAAAGTTCAATTTATATATAATAAACTAAGTCGACCATAGTCGAGTTAGTTATGAAAAATGAAAAAAATCATTTTTCGGGTAGACAAAACAAAAAAAATAATGTATAATAATTTTAGATAAAGAAAAAAGCTATTTTGCTGGTAACAAAATAGCTTCTTAAATGATATAAAATATCATATGCTTTACATGATTATATCATTCTTTATCTAATATTTCAATAGTAAAAAACTAACTCGACTATGGTCGACTTAGTTACATAATTTAATGGAGAGTGATATAATGAAACTATCAGAACTAAACAATTTTATAATGGAAATAATCAAAAAAGTAAATTCACATGAAAAAGAGATTGTAAGCTATGAAAAAGTAACTAAAATGAAATATTCAGAATTAGAATTACTATTACATGAGAATTAATTCTCTTTATCATGGTAAACAACTAACTCGACTATGGTCGACTTAGTTGTTTTATGATTAAAGGAGAGCAATAATGGAAATTGAAAAGAAAGTAAAAGTTAATTTAAGCTATAAAAAAGATAAAAGATTGTCATTTGCTAGAATAAATTTAATAAAAGAATATTTAGAAGTTTTAGGTTTAAATGAAGAGAATAGAAATGTTGAAATACTCTATGAAGAGAAAGTAATTCAATTAAAAAAAGTAAATGATAAATCTAAAAGGATAACTAGGGTAAGTTATGAAAAATCTAAAAATAATTTTAAGTTCTGTATTCCTCTACCAATAGTTAGGGAATGGGAATTAGAAAAAGAAGGAAACAATAATGTTATTATAGATAAAAAAGAAGATTATATAGAAATCAGGAGGGAAAAAATGACCATAGAGAGCAATAAAAAGAAAAAGGGGAAATTCTATATAGTAAAAGTTGCAAAAGGTGGAAGTGGAAAAACTTTAGTAGCTGTAACCCTAGCTTATTTATTAGCATTAATAAAAAAATACAGAGTAGCAATTTTTTCTACAGATACCCAAAACGACCATTTATATAATTTGCTTTCTTTAGAAGAAGTTGCTGAAAGAGGAAAGAAGATAATTAAAGTAGAAGATGATGGAGATATAAGTATAACCAAAGGATTAAAAACTTTGGTAATAAAAGAAGGAAATTATGAGGATTTTATAATTAATGCTAGAGAAAATTTAGATGTAATTCCTTTAGAAAGTGATATTTTTAATTTTAAAACTAGAAAAGAAATAAATGAATTTCAAAAATTTAAAGAAAAATTTCCAATGTTTATAGAAAAATTAAAAGAAAATTATGATATTATAATAGGTGATGGAATACCAGTTTTAAATATAGATGACTTCGCTGTAAACTGTGCTGACAAAGTTATTATTCCAGTAACAGCAGATGAAGCGACAATAAAAGGAGCTATAAGAATGGTTCAATCAATAGGGGTAGATAAAATACATGCTATTCTTGTAAATAAATATAGAAATACATCAACTAGGAATTATTTCTTAGATGAATTGAAAGAAAAAATAGGTAAAACAGATATAATTTTTCCAGAACCAGTAAAGGAGCTATCTCAAATAGAGCAGTTGATAAAAAATAAGAAAACATTATTTGAAAGTAAAAGTAAATATTTGAAAGAAGCTCAAATTTCTTTTATAGATATAGCAAAAGAAATGTAAAACTAAGTCGACCATAGTCGAGTTAGTTTATTCTAAAGGAGGACAAAATAATAATGAAAGAAGAAAAAAAAGTAAAACAAACAACAGATTATTTTGGAGATTTATTAAAAGAAAGAGAAAATAAAAATAATAATAATGTAGAAATTAAAGAGATTATAAAAGAAGTTGAAGTAATAAAAGAGGTAGTAAAAGAAGTACCAGCAGAAAATAGTTTATGCAAAGTTCAAGAAATGAAAGAACTTTTAAAAATTGATAAAAATATTTTTGGTTCTCTAACAACTGATAATGAAATAATAAATTTTTTAGAAGCAAAAACTTTTGAAATGACAAAATTAAAAACTAGTGGAACTTTATATTTTGGAAAAATTTTATCAGAAGTAGCGAAAGAATTAGGAAAAAAAGGAAGTCCAGATGGATTGTACACAAGATTTTTAGAAATAAATGGATTTAAAAAAGATTCTGCATTACAACATAGAAAAAAATATGAATTATGGGAAAATGCCAAATCAGATAGAACAAAACAAATTATAGCTTTATTATCTTTGAAAGATTGTGAAAAGCTTTATAAAGTACCAGAGTTACTAATAGATATTGAAGAAAATAAGACAATTACTTTAGAAGAGGTAAAAAATCTTTTAAGTCCATCAAAACAAATAACAGAAAAAACAGAAAATGAGATAGAGGAATTTGACTTTAATATAATGCTAAGTTTTCAAGAAAAATTTGAAAAATTAGAAGAAAGTAAAAAACAAGAAGTAACAAAACTTTTATTGAAAATAGAAAGAATTATGGAAGCAAATTAAAAAAGGAGGTAATCTTAAAAAGGTTACCTCTCTTTTATTATTTAAAGCATTTCTTCTAAATCTTCAAACAATCCATAATCTTTCAATTTTTCATATTCTTGAAAATCTAAATCTGTATCAATAATTACAGTACCAAAATAATTTGATCCTCTTTTACTTTTGGAAAGATATGTTTCTTCTGGTATGTCATATTGATATAAAGAATAAAAATAAATATCAGGATATTTTTTTAAAAGTTCTTTATTTACTTCATCATTTATATATAAATCTGTAAAAACTCCATTTATTTCTTTAGAATTAAGTTCAATATTAATTCCTTTGTAACCATTAATAAAATCTTTAGAAATTTTTCTTAACTCTTCACTTACTAACATTATTTTTTCAATTCTCATATATTTTACCTCCAATAATTTATTTTGTGAGAGTAATACTTTTAGTATTACTCTCTTATTTTTTATCTATATAAAATATTTGGTAGTTGGTTTAAAGAAACATTATTAAATTCAATATTAACTTTATTATTTTTAAAATATTTAATATCATACAAGTCTTTGTCTAAACTTTTTCCATTAAGTAAAATTTTTATATATCTATCTTTTTTTATTGAGTAAAATTTAATTCCACCTCTTTGAGCAAATCCTCCTAAAATTTCTACTCTATCAATATCTGAATGAAATTTATCAGAAATTTGAGAACAGTTTCCTAGCTCTTGAATGATAATCTGACCTTGTAGTTTACGATAATTGTATTCTTGTTGTATTAAGGAAGATGGAGCTATTTCTTTATATTCATTTTCAGGAAGAATATTATCAATATTTTCTTCTTTATTGTGTAAAATTATATAGTAGTAATTTTCTAAATATTTAACTGTGTATATAGCTTCTTTATGATAGAATTTTCTCTCATAAAAATAGCTATAACATCATGTTTCAGACTATCAGCTTCTTTTGTTCTGTACCATTTCATTTTTACCACTCCTTATTTTTTTATTTTTTAAAACTATATGTTTTTTTTGAGCCTGAAAAAGATCTTTTATCTTTTAATTTTTTCAATGCTATATAAATCTAAGTAAAAATTTTTTATTCTTTTGCCAATTTCCATATAGTTCTATGTGTTTTCTCCGTCGCCTTGAAATCCAACAAGCAAATTTGGAAAAAATAAAGTCAAAATTTCCGCAGGAACAAAAAATAAAAATTTTATAAGCTACAGAGTGGCCAAGTAAAAGTTTTATTTTTTGCTTGATTTTTACTTTATTAAAAATTTGCTAAGATGAAAGGCAGCGAGGGAGAGATAGAACTGTAAGGAAATAAAGAAGAAAAATAAGAACTTAGAGCAGCATTGAAAAAATTTTAGATTATTTTATAAAAGATTTAAGGAATCTTAGTATAATAAAGTATAGGAAGAAAATTAATTATATAATTTAAAAAAAATTAGCTCATAGACTATAAAAATAGACATAATATAAGTGAGATGAAAATTTATATTTATACTGAGATTCTTCCTAAATAAAATTTAAAAAGAAGGTATTGAAAATAGAAAAACTAAATATGAACGGAGGTGAGAAAATGAAAAAGTTAAAATTTATACTAAACCATATTTTTTTACCTATTATAACAAGTTTAATAGGAGGTTATATTTTACTTATTATGTTATAGGAAACTGAATTTATTTAGCTATTTCAATTAAAGGAGAAATAATGAATAAAAAAATAAAAAGTAGGAATGAATTTTATTATATTCCTACTTTTTTATTGTATAAAAAAACCACTTGCTAAGCGAGTGGTACAAAAAAGCCGGAAGGCTATGCTTAGAAAATAAAAGCTCCTTTGATATAATTAATTAGGTTTGCCGGCCGATTAACTAATCAAAGGAGGTCATAAAATGTATGACAATAATAGTCTATCACATATAACATGGAATTGTAAATATCATATCATATTCGCACCAAAATATAGAAGGCAGGTAATATATGGAAAAATCAAAGGAGATATAGGGCAGATATTAAGAAAACTCTGCGAATTTAAAGGAGTAGAAATAATAGAGGCTAATGCCTGTAAAGACCATATACATATGTTGGTAAGTATACCTCCGAAAATAAGCATATCAAGTTTTATGGGATATTTGAAAGGGAAAAGTTCATTGATGATATTTGATAAACATGCAAATTTAAAATATAAATATGGGAATAGACATTTTTGGTGTAGAGGATATTATGTTGATACAGTAGGAAGAAATAAAGAAAGGATCGCAAAATATATAAGAGAACAGTTGCAAGAAGATATAGCAAATGATCAATTGACATTGAAAGAGTATATAGATCCTTTCGGAGAAAAAACAAACTAAAGCACACCAGCTACTTAAGTAGCTGAATGAAGAATTACGCGGTTGGCAAACCATTCAGTAAGGCTTAAGCCTAAGCTAGTACCATACCCTTATAGGGTGGAGCAAACCACCACTTGAAGTGGTGGTTTGTGATTATTTGTATGAAAGTTTCTTCTATTCTATAAAGATGGTTACTACCTTCAAGCGGACCTATTAAATAAAATTTATTATCTTTTTTATAGATATATCTCATATTGTAAGGAAAATTTCGTAATTTTTTTCAAGGTCTTTTATGCTTTGAAGCCAAAATAAATCAGGATTTTTATTATATGAATGTTCACAAATGCTATATTCAATAATATCATATTGAATGATAATTACTGATAAAGCAAAAAAATGTCTCATATGGAAAATATAGTGGAATTTCCTTAGAACCAACTTTTGAAAAAGGAAAAATAACATAATATTCTTCGTTTTTCTCTACACATTTTGGCTTTTTCAATATCCATGGTTCACCATTTTTTATATACTTTTCTTTAAGATAATTTTTTCAACAATATTATTCATTTGAAATTATCTCTTAATTATTTATATCTCAAATTGAGGATATATTTTAGTGATATTTTCTTCTTCAATACCAATATACTTTAATGTTTGTTCTGCTGAAGAGTGATTAAAAGCTTTCATTAGAAGTGCAATATTTAAAGTTCCTTTATATACATGATATCCCCATGTTTTTCTTAGAGAATGTGATCCAATAGGATATTCAATACTAAGCATATCACGTAGCTTATGAAATTCTTGGCTAACTCCATTAACACTAATAGGACTATCAATTTTATGTTTGGTATTGTAACGTGAAAGGCTCTTAAATATATAACCTTCTTTTGTAGAAAAACCTATAGACTTATAATAAGCTTTTAATTCTTTAATAGCTTTTTGACAAGTCTTATTAAAAGCAATAGTTCTAATCTTCTGAGTTTTCTTTTCTTTTATAGTAACTTCCCAGTTAGGATTAATCATTTCAAATCTTAGTTGAGCTAGATCAGAAATTCTAAGTCCTACATTTACCCCAATATTAATAAAATTAAGGAAACTAATTTTATTAATCTCTCCCAGATACTTTCTAATATTTTCTAAATCTTTTTCTTTTAGTCTTTTTACTTCTTGTCCTTTTTGATTTTGATTCATTGGTAAAACTCTCCCTATAGAATAATAATATTTTTCTGAATGGGTATCATAAATAGCATTTGTGAAAAATCCCATTTGAAATATTATATCATGTAACTGGTAAAAAAAATAGCTGTATATAACAGTTGAAAAATCAAAAAAAATACAGATTACCTCAATATAGTCAATTATGTTTATACTTTTATTCTTTAGATACATAAGTTGCAAGGCATACCCTAGTTGATGAGAAGGTTTCTCCAATTTTTTTATTCTTAAAATTTCACTTTTTGAAAGGATAAAATGGGTATTTAAATTTTTTTCGTTAACTAAAAAATTTATATTCTCTTCATTTTCCTTCTTAGAGAGAATTGTATTTCTATATTTCATTTAAGTTTCCTTTCTGTATATCTTCCCAGTCTTTAAGTAACTTATAAAATGTTGTTTTTTTAAGTTTTAGCATTTCCATAGCTCTAGTTCCTGTAATCTCTCTAGTTTTCCAACTATGATAAACATTCTCCCAATTTTCTGGAAAAGGGATAGGTTTACGCCCTTTGTACTTTCCTAATTCTTTTGCTATCAATATTCCTTCCTTTTGACGTTCTAAAAGATTAGTTCTTTCAAATTCGTTTATAGCAGCTATCATAGTTAGCATTAGCTTTCCAGTAGGTGTAGATGTATCAATATTTTCTTTAAAGGAGACTAAGTTTACTCTTTTTTTAGCTAAAAGATCTGTTATATGCAAAAGATCTTTAGTTGATCTAGCTAATCTAGAAAAGTCATGGACATAAACAGTATCTTCTTCTCTAACAAACTCTAGCATATTTTTAAGTTCAGGTCGTCCCTCAATATCTTTACCAGATACTTTTTCAATATATAGTTTTTCCACTTTGACCTCTTTCATCTTCACCAATTGGCGACCTTCATTTTGATCTACAGTGGAAACTCTCACATATCCGACTTTCATTTCTTCCTCCAATAATTAAAATTCTTGAATATATTATACAATGATGTTCGTTTTAAGTAAATAGCAAACATATGTTTATAAAATACGTTCGAAAATTATTTTTATAACTTTATAATATTAATTTCAATATGTTTGTTTGAACTACACCCTATTAGAACAAGATGTTTTCAAAGAATCTAACTTTATTTTAAAAATATTTTATAACATTAATTGATAATTAAGAGTAATAAAAAAGCTACCCTAGTGAGTAGCCATTGATTTTATTGAGATAGTTGTAAATTTGGTGCCAAAGGACAAAAAAACCGACGCGAGGCCTAAATATCTTTTCAATATTTAACTATCTCTCATTTTCTTGTGTTCTTGGTCTACCTTTCGGTTTTGCCCAGGTATTTTTCTTTCCTGAAGCTTTTTTTTCTACTTTCTGATCCTTACTCTTCAAGTATTTATTCTTTGCTTTCTGGGGTAACCTAATATTGCCACCAAAATCGGAGCTACCCCTTACAGGATAATAATTAGGATAATAACCTTGTTCAAATCCATAAATAGAAAGGTCTTTATTATAATAATCAGCAGCATAAAAAGAAGGAGGTTTCTCCAGTTCTTTATATTTTTTATGCTTAATTAAATTTAGAAAATTAATTAAATAACTTAAATCATTTATCTCTTTTTCTTCTTTTTTATAACCATAAGATGGACTTTCTATAAAAACACCTGATATTTCTACTAATACTTGTAACATAAGATTTTTTGATGGTACCGGCTTTTTTCACAACTAGTAAACACTGAATTAAGAAATAATAAGAAAAATAAAATTATATATTTTTTCATTTAAAATCCTCCTAAATTTTAGTAAAGCTACTAATATACCTGTCTTTCTATTCCATATTAAAATCTAATATTTTTTAAATGTTTATAATATTAATGCCATACTTTCGGTTTTGCATTTTTATAAACTTCTTCAAAATTAACTGTTTTTTTAGGTTTTCCAAGAATATTATAATCTCTAATACCTATAAATCTACCATTTTCATCATAAAATTCTTCTGTTTCAATTTTGCCATTTTCATTATAATGTTTCCAAGTTCCATAGGGTTTTCCATTTTTAAATAGTGAATGTAAACGAATTTTCCCATTTTTATAGTATTCAAACCATTCACCAGTAGGAGTTCCTTTGTCATATTGAGATATCGTAAATAATTTCCCAGAATCATAGTATGATTTTGAAATTCCCTGTCTTTTTCCTAGCTTATAATTTTCATCTAAAATTAAAATTCCTTTCTTATTATATAGCTGATAACTTCCATCTATTTCTCCCTCTTTATATTCTATTATAAACTTAGAACCATTTCTCTTATCTATAACAACCCATTTTCCTATCCTTTTTTCAAGTAAATTATATTTTCCTTTACTTCGAGTAGCTATTTTTGTGGAGTTAGGAGGATAATTTACATTAAATGTTTTTCTCTCATATTCAGTTGTAAAAACATAGTTTAAAATCTCTATATCATATTCTGATAAGTTTTTTTGATACTTTACCTTTCTTATAATTTCACCAGAAGAACTATACTCAATTAAGTAATCAGTAAGTGGAATTGTACCTTTAGCATCTTGATAAACTCCTAATAATTTCCCTCTAGAATAGTTTTTTACTGCCATTAAATTTCCATTAGGATGATAATAAAAATTTAATCTATCTAAAAGATCATTCTTATAATTTTCATCTTTGTATAATTTTCCATTATCAAAGTAAACTTTACACTGACCATTAAGAATTCCTTGTACAACCTTAGCCTTCATGTAGATT contains:
- a CDS encoding plasmid replication initiation protein; the protein is MGEIIKYHNDMNKVSFAGFKEKELDLFFSICQKMKEKGTNEVIFSFAELRQVSQYTNRSVERLYSDLDKVYKKMLELNLKYEDDKEIRRFVLFNRYVIKKEEKIILIKSSEDFEYVLNNLIGNFTKFDLIEFVSLKSIYSKNMFKLLKQWESKKERKFEIEEFRHLLAIPEKYRMSIIDLKVLKPIMAELPRYFPKLKLEKIKTGRKVTELKFTWNFKKENIDIEETQEEIKISEKLNKAIEKAKKNRFITNLFTDENIEKLLNRFEENTLIKGLNACYKDIQKDIKSLNYLIKAIETAAGKKTKKIVVEKEKETDQEKIKPDSKEKVPTVQKIKVLESELKKAYKHYLKKNKLSDNPFTKKAFTMNYEIVEKIELSEKLKKLIKENSITEEDIIDGISAGYEREDVIEILADDRSYKPSPEELQKEYEEFLAWKKWNEEREKQK
- a CDS encoding putative transposase — translated: MYDNNSLSHITWNCKYHIIFAPKYRRQVIYGKIKGDIGQILRKLCEFKGVEIIEANACKDHIHMLVSIPPKISISSFMGYLKGKSSLMIFDKHANLKYKYGNRHFWCRGYYVDTVGRNKERIAKYIREQLQEDIANDQLTLKEYIDPFGEKTN
- a CDS encoding putative DNA-binding protein, which translates into the protein MTKKEFIDLYFAKGEFETKADAERKAAAFLNVIEEGLLKGEEITFLGFGKFEVVERAARTCRNPQTGKEMKVEAKKAVKFKAGKALSEKIK
- a CDS encoding putative transposon resolvase produces the protein MKVGYVRVSTVDQNEGRQLVKMKEVKVEKLYIEKVSGKDIEGRPELKNMLEFVREEDTVYVHDFSRLARSTKDLLHITDLLAKKRVNLVSFKENIDTSTPTGKLMLTMIAAINEFERTNLLERQKEGILIAKELGKYKGRKPIPFPENWENVYHSWKTREITGTRAMEMLKLKKTTFYKLLKDWEDIQKGNLNEI
- a CDS encoding putative recombinase, with translation MKYRNTILSKKENEENINFLVNEKNLNTHFILSKSEILRIKKLEKPSHQLGYALQLMYLKNKSINIIDYIEVICIFFDFSTVIYSYFFYQLHDIIFQMGFFTNAIYDTHSEKYYYSIGRVLPMNQNQKGQEVKRLKEKDLENIRKYLGEINKISFLNFINIGVNVGLRISDLAQLRFEMINPNWEVTIKEKKTQKIRTIAFNKTCQKAIKELKAYYKSIGFSTKEGYIFKSLSRYNTKHKIDSPISVNGVSQEFHKLRDMLSIEYPIGSHSLRKTWGYHVYKGTLNIALLMKAFNHSSAEQTLKYIGIEEENITKIYPQFEI